In Anomalospiza imberbis isolate Cuckoo-Finch-1a 21T00152 chromosome 19, ASM3175350v1, whole genome shotgun sequence, a genomic segment contains:
- the LOC137485234 gene encoding nucleoside diphosphate kinase-like isoform X2: MAAIDERTFIAIKPDGVQRGLVGEIIKRFEKKGFKLVAMKLIHASEDLLREHYIDLKDRPFYDGLVQYMHSGPVVAMEHHSWQ; the protein is encoded by the exons ATGGCTGCCATTGATGAGCGCACCTTCATTGCCATCAAGCCCGACGGAGTCCAGAGGGGACTGGTGGGGGAGATCATCAAACGCTTCGAGAAGAAAGGATTCAAACTGGTAGCCATGAAATTAATACAT GCCTCTGAGGACCTTCTGAGGGAACACTACATCGACCTCAAGGACCGGCCATTCTACGATGGCCTGGTGCAGTACATGCACTCGGGACCTGTTGTAGCCATG gAACATCATTCATGGCAGTGA
- the LOC137485235 gene encoding nucleoside diphosphate kinase B, whose amino-acid sequence MGGNDERTFIAIKPDGVQRGLVGEIIKRFEQKGFRLVAMKFIQASEELLKQHYIDLKDRPFFPGLVKYMTSGPVVAMVWEGLNVVKTGRVMLGETNPADSKPGTIRGDFCIQVGRNIIHGSDSVESAQKEINLWFKPAELIDFKPCAYDWIYE is encoded by the exons ATGGGGGGGAACGACGAGCGCACCTTCATCGCCATCAAGCCCGACGGCGTCCAGCGCGGGCTGGTCGGCGAGATCATCAAGCGGTTCGAGCAGAAAGGGTTCCGGCTCGTGGCCATGAAGTTCATACAG GCCTCTGAAGAACTTCTCAAACAACATTATATTGACCTGAAAGACCGCCCCTTCTTCCCTGGTTTGGTTAAATACATGACCTCTGGACCTGTTGTGGCCATG GTATGGGAAGGACTCAACGTGGTTAAAACTGGGAGAGTCATGCTTGGGGAAACCAACCCTGCAGACTCCAAGCCTGGCACCATCCGTGGTGATTTCTGCATTCAAGTGGGAAG GAACATCATCCATGGCAGTGACTCTGTGGAGAGTGCACAGAAGGAGATCAACCTGTGGTTCAAACCCGCAGAGCTCATCGACTTCAAGCCCTGTGCATACGACTGGATCTATGAGTGA
- the LOC137485234 gene encoding nucleoside diphosphate kinase-like isoform X1, with product MAAIDERTFIAIKPDGVQRGLVGEIIKRFEKKGFKLVAMKLIHASEDLLREHYIDLKDRPFYDGLVQYMHSGPVVAMVWEGLNVIKTGRMMLGETNPFDSKPGTIRGDFCVQVGKNIIHGSDSVESAETEINLWFTPEELVDYRSCAHEWIYD from the exons ATGGCTGCCATTGATGAGCGCACCTTCATTGCCATCAAGCCCGACGGAGTCCAGAGGGGACTGGTGGGGGAGATCATCAAACGCTTCGAGAAGAAAGGATTCAAACTGGTAGCCATGAAATTAATACAT GCCTCTGAGGACCTTCTGAGGGAACACTACATCGACCTCAAGGACCGGCCATTCTACGATGGCCTGGTGCAGTACATGCACTCGGGACCTGTTGTAGCCATG gtgTGGGAAGGTCTTAATGTGATTAAGACTGGAAGAATGATGCTGGGGGAAACCAATCCATTCGATTCCAAGCCCGGCACTATTCGTGGGGACTTCTGTGTCCAAGTTggaaa gAACATCATTCATGGCAGTGATTCTGTGGAAAGTGCTGAGACAGAGATCAATTTATGGTTCACTCCTGAAGAACTGGTTGATTATAGAAGCTGTGCTCATGAGTGGATCTATGATTAA